ATTATACCTTCATAACTGTTCAACATCGAACTCATATCACAGCCCATAAGGCTAATGAATAGATTACATTAGATTTTTTAATAAAAAGGCGGATGTACTGCAGTTTTTTCATTGACGGGATAATCCGTTTTCTGGTAAAGTAGCAATACCAACTAATTTAATAGGAATTATTTTATATACAGCTCTCGAAGCTTCAGGAGGTACACGTCAACGTGAGTTCCATGGTGCAGGGTAGATGGTGGGGCTGGGGATTTCGCAGCGCTGTCATGCTTTATTTTATGATCTTGATTGTATTTCCTATTCTCGGTATTTATGGGAAATCCATGTCCGAGGGATGGTCGTCTTTCGTTAACAATGTAACGGAGCCATTAGCCTGGAAAGCCGTACTGCTAACGATCAAGCTGGCAATTATCTCAACTATTGTGAATGTGCTGATTGGAACGATGTCAGCATGGGTGTTAATCCGTTACCGTTTTCCGGGACGGCGTTTGCTGAACAGTCTTGTAGATTTACCGTTTGCGCTTCCGACTGCGGTGGCAGGCTTAATGATTTTGCTGCTGCTTGGTCCTCACAGCTTTGTGGGGGAGTGGGCTGAGAAGCTAGGCTTCACCATTTTATTTCATCAACCCGCAATTATTATCGCAATGGTGTTTGTGACATTTCCATTTGTCATCCGAGCCGTTCAGCCTCTGTTAGAGGAGATGGATGCTTCGGAGGAAGAAGCGGCTTATACCCTTGGAGCAACGAAGGCTGCGACCTTCTTTAAGGTTATTCTGCCGAACATGCTTCCTGGAATCTTAAGCGGTGCAATGCTTGCTTTCTCAAGAGCTTTAGCAGAATTCGGTGCTGTCGTCCTCGTAGCGGGTAATATTCCGGGCAAAACCTTGATTGCCTCCGTGTACATTTTTGGAGAAATTGAGAGTGACAATGCCATCGGAGCAACCGCGGTCAGTGTCTTGCTTCTAACCTTTTCCTTCATCATTCTATGGACGGTTAATTACGTGCAGATGCGGAGGAAAAACGGATGAGACGTCTTTGGATCGGATTAACGGTTGCTATATTCGGAATATTTCTTATTATACCGATTATACGAATTGCTATGGGCGCAATGAACGAAGGCTGGAGTGGGTTTACGACGGGGCTATCCCGACCAGAAACACTACACGCGCTATACATGACGGGATTAATTGTTGTCATTGTTACTGTAATTAATACGATGTTCGGAGTCATGCTATCCCTTTATCTAGTAAGAGCAACATGGCTAGGAAGACGGATAAAGCAATTATTAAATAGTATAGTAGACTTGCCCTTTGCCGTATCCCCAGTTATAGGTGGACTTATGATTGTGCTCCTGCTAGGACCAGAGACAGCACTAGGTGCTTTATTCAACAAGGCAGGAATTGACATCGTTTATGCTTTGCCGGGGATGATTATTGCGACTTTGTTCGTGACCTTCCCGTTAGTCGTCCGTGAAGTCATGCCTGTTCTGCAGGAGATTGGAAGTGCCCAGGAGGAAGCGGCATCGACATTGGGTGCCAGCGCTTGGACGACCTTCTGGCGAGTGACTTGGCCTTCCATTCAATGGAGCGTCGTTTACGGAGTTGTTCTTACAGTAGCTCGTGCATTAGGTGAATTCGGTGCAGTGCTTGTTGTATCCGGGAACATTCTCTTTAAGACTCAGACAGCAACAACTCTCGTTTATCAGGATGTCGAAAATTTTAATCTCACTGCTGCGAATTCAATTGCTTTAGTGCTGGCAGCGGGTTCAGTCACTTTGCTGTTGCTCATGGAATGGGCCAAATCGAGAAGGGGAGTGCATTAAGATGCATATTGAAGTTAGCGGTTTGAATAAGAAATTCGGCGAGTTCCAAGCGGTTAAGGATGTAAATTTCCAGATCGAGAAGGGTCAATTAATCGGCTTGCTCGGTCCAAGCGGCGGCGGTAAAACCTCCATTCTTCGCATGCTTGCAGGATTGGAATCCGTTGACGAGGGCGATATCGTTTTTCATGGCAAACGTGTTAACGATCTTCCTCCCCAAGAGAGAGGCATTGGATTCGTATTTCAGAACTATGCGCTATTTAAGCACATGACTGTAGAGGATAATATCGCATTCGGTCTAGAGGTCAAGAAGTGGTCAAAGGTGAAGATTAAAGCGCGTGTAGCTGAACTGGTCGAGTTGACAGGATTGTCTGGCTTCGAAAAGCGTTTCCCGCATCAGCTATCCGGTGGACAGCGCCAAAGAGTTGCGTTCGCTAGGGCTTTAGCTCCTGAACCACAGCTGCTTTTACTTGATGAGCCCTTCGCCGCTATCGATGCGAAGATTCGTCATGAGCTGCGTTCGTGGCTTCGTGATATGATCGATCGTCTCGGCATTACTTCTATCTTCGTAACGCATGACCAAGACGAAGCCATTGAGGTAGCCGACCAAATTATGATAATAAACAAGGGGCGCTTAGAGCAAAAAGGCACCCCGTGGGAAATATATAAAAATCCGCAGTCACCGTTCGTCGCTGGTTTTATCGGAGAATCAACTATTGTTGAGGATGTATCCTCCTTGCGTGGATTCGGCACTGCTTCTGATTGGCCGGGAACGAAAGCACTTATTCGTCCAGAATATGTAGAGGTTGGCAAGGCAGGAGATTTCAATCTGATATCCGCAACGGAAGAGGGTCGCGTTCGCCATGTGCATTTCCGTGGTAGCGAATGGTTAGTGGAAGTTGAGATTGGTCCTACACGTCTTGTTACCTATCGGTCGCTGGAGAAGGAAATTCTCCATCCGGGTGATGAGGTACAGGTGCTGATCCATCGCGCGTACTTGTTCAATGATAATGATAGCTGGGTAATGGAAAATAAGCTTAAGGAAGATCCGATGCCGGTTCATATTTAACGGGTTGGGCGGGAGCCTTCGAAGGTACCGCAGGAGGTAGGTAATGAATACGGGAAACCGGAAGCATTCATTTACGCGCAAGACCGGGTTATCCGGTTTACTTATAATGTTAGCAATCATCCTAATGTTGACTGGCTGTGGTGCTAGTAATCAGTCACAGTCAGAGCCTGAAGGCACAATTGCTCATGGAGACGTAACATTGGTGCTAGGCGCCTACTCGGTTGCTAAGGATGCGCTGCAGGATATATTGCCCGCATTTAAAGCAGATTGGAAATCCCGAACAGGGCAGACGGTAAGCTTTCAAGAATCCTATGAGGCATCAGGCACACAGGCCCGTTCTATCATTGGAGGCTTCGAGGCTGATGTTACATTGCTAGCTCTCGAAGGGGATATGGCAAAGCTCGTTAAAGCCAATATGGTCGGAAAGAATTGGAAGGATGACACCTACAAAGGAATGGTTACCCGTTCCATTGTCGTTCTTGGTACAAGGGTAGGAAATCCTCTAGGAATTAAAGATTTCGAGGATATTACCAAGCCGGGAGTAAAGGTGCTCTATCCGAACCCCAAGACATCTGGTGGAGCGCAATGGGATATCAATGCGATATATGGTGCCGGTTTGAAAAAATCGGAGAAGGCTACGGGAGCTAAAGATCCAGCTGCTGCGAAAAAGTTCCTTGAGGATGTTCACCGTAACATCGAGTCCATGGACAAAAGCGGTCGTGCTTCGATGGCGGCTTTTGAATACGGAGTAGGCGACGTCATTGTAACGTATGAGAATGAGCTGCTAGCTAGAATAGCCAAAGGTGTACAATACGATATCGTTGTGCCTAGCAGCACGATATTAATTGAAAATCCAGCAGCTGTTGTTGAGCGGAATGCAGATCGTCATGGCGTTCGTGAGGTAGCTGACGCTTTCGTGCACTATTTATATTCTGATGAAGCACAGAAGCTGTTCGCCAAGCATGGCTTTCGCCCTGTCGAGGATAAGCTTGCTGCGCAAATGCAGGATGATTTCCCCCAACCATCGGATTTATTCACCATTGATTATCTCGGAGGCTGGGATAACGTACGCGAAACCTTGTATTCTAAACGCGGAGTTTGGTATCAAGTATTAGCGGGACAGTGAGAAATTGAGGGAATAATTGGGTGAAAAACAGCTTTCACGGGCATGCTATTCTCGTGAAGCTGTTTTTTTTGTAATTATAGCGTATTTAGACAGGAATCAGCGTTTGTTTTGACGAAATTAAAGTATGACTGCAAATAGGGAGGACTTATATTGTTAAAACTACCAACGACAATTCGAGCATTGCGTTTTATTCTCTTCTTCAAGATTGCCCTTTTTATTATGGTTATGATTGCGTTTTTTAGAAACTCCGCTGAACCACTTTCGACATCATCTGCGATTAATATTAGTATCTCGTTTCTCGCAATGCTCCTTTTACTGTTTTCAATAAGTAAGAAAAAACACTTTCCTTCTATTATTATTTCCCTCGTCGTATTTTGGTTTTCTATTGATATGATACAGATTATGTTGTCTCTTGTTATCGTATTGCTGTTCTTCTTTAAATCGACGCGCTCTTATTTCCGTAGTGCTAACGCAATATCAGCCCCTTCCACAGATGAGGATGAAGCTCAGCTGGCAGAAGAAGCAGTTGATGAAGATGCTTCTGGTGAAGCGCAACCGAAGCTGGATGTGAACAAAGCACAAGCCAAATCTCGTAAGGATCCAGAGGTGTATATTCGCGAAGCGACACCTGAGGATGCGGATACTATCTATTCGTTAATGCACATTGCATTCGAGGAGTATAGAACGGCAATTCCTCCATCTAGTGCACTCGAAGAAACGGATGAATCCGTATTAAGCGCTCTTCGCGATCAAGGTGAGTCCGCAGCTATTCTCTATGAGGATGATACGGCTACAGCAATGGTCAGGTTTAAGTATGATAGGGATGAGATTTACTTTTTCCGTCTATCTGTCGTACCGGCACGGCGTAGAAGAGGTTATGCGAAACAATTAGTGAAATGGATTGAGAAGCAAGGAATAACGAAGGGGCTTAATGTTAGCCGCTGTAAGGTGAGACAGTCCATTCAAAATAATTTGGTACTTTATCAGGATATGGGCTATGAGGTTGTGAATCAGGAGCTAATCGTTCGTCCTGGAGGCACGATTAAAGAACTCACTTTGGAGAAGAGAATTGGGTTGTAATTAGTAAGAGCGGTTAGGGAAGGTCTGGTTGGACTTGCCTGTCCTTGAAAAGAAGAAGATCCTTTCCCTGATTAATAGGGGAAGGATCTTCTTTGACTATACATTGATAACGAATTTTTGGAGCGCATGAGCGACACCATCGTTGTTGTTGCTTAGGGTAACGAAATTTGCGATTTCCTTCAGCGCGGGAACTGCATTTTCCATGGCAACACCTAGACCTGCTGCTGCAACCATCTCATGGTCATTCATCGCATCGCCCATTGCTATCGTTTCTTCCATTGGAATGCCGTAATGAGCGGCAAGGAAACGTAAAGCGTGGCCTTTCGTGCCTTCGGGATGCATGAATTCCAAGTAGTTAGGCTTCGACTTAGTCAAATGCACCTTGGAGCCGAATAGCGCTTTAAGCTCAGGCAGCAAAGCATCCAAACGAGCGGGCTCGTCGATGATCAGCAGCTTTGTTTGTTTTTCATGCTTAATGATTTGACTGAAATCGGGTTCGATCGTATATGGAATATTAGATTGTTTGGCGTAATTTTGGATTTTTTCGCCGTCCGCTTGAACATACAGCTTGTCTGCGATATAGCTTTGCAAATGTAAGCCATGTGCCTGACAATATTCAAATAATTGCTGAGCCACATCAGTTGGCACGGAACGCTCATATAATACTTCTTCGTCCATCAAATTTTTGATCAGTGAGCCTTGGTAAGTAATGATCGGTACGTTCAGCCCAACTTGACGGGCAATTTTCTGGGCGGAATCAAACATTCTCCCAGTAGCAATAGTGAGATGCGCTCCTTTGGCGATTGCATCATTCAAAGCTTGGCGGGTTGTATCAGACACTGTCAATTCGTCAGTTAGCAGAGTATCGTCTAGATCCATAGCAATAAGGCGGTAAGGCATTGGTTTCTCCCTCTCTGTATGAAGCTAATTTATGATTACACTTATTATCGTACCATTGTAACCCATATCTCCAAAGTCGAAAAGCCAGCTATCCGTGTATTCGTAGTAGGAATGCCCGCGGGAGAGGGGAGATTTGGGTGAGAGGATTACTTTGGTGGTAGGT
This portion of the Cohnella abietis genome encodes:
- the cysT gene encoding sulfate ABC transporter permease subunit CysT yields the protein MVQGRWWGWGFRSAVMLYFMILIVFPILGIYGKSMSEGWSSFVNNVTEPLAWKAVLLTIKLAIISTIVNVLIGTMSAWVLIRYRFPGRRLLNSLVDLPFALPTAVAGLMILLLLGPHSFVGEWAEKLGFTILFHQPAIIIAMVFVTFPFVIRAVQPLLEEMDASEEEAAYTLGATKAATFFKVILPNMLPGILSGAMLAFSRALAEFGAVVLVAGNIPGKTLIASVYIFGEIESDNAIGATAVSVLLLTFSFIILWTVNYVQMRRKNG
- a CDS encoding sulfate ABC transporter permease subunit, whose translation is MRRLWIGLTVAIFGIFLIIPIIRIAMGAMNEGWSGFTTGLSRPETLHALYMTGLIVVIVTVINTMFGVMLSLYLVRATWLGRRIKQLLNSIVDLPFAVSPVIGGLMIVLLLGPETALGALFNKAGIDIVYALPGMIIATLFVTFPLVVREVMPVLQEIGSAQEEAASTLGASAWTTFWRVTWPSIQWSVVYGVVLTVARALGEFGAVLVVSGNILFKTQTATTLVYQDVENFNLTAANSIALVLAAGSVTLLLLMEWAKSRRGVH
- a CDS encoding sulfate/molybdate ABC transporter ATP-binding protein, yielding MHIEVSGLNKKFGEFQAVKDVNFQIEKGQLIGLLGPSGGGKTSILRMLAGLESVDEGDIVFHGKRVNDLPPQERGIGFVFQNYALFKHMTVEDNIAFGLEVKKWSKVKIKARVAELVELTGLSGFEKRFPHQLSGGQRQRVAFARALAPEPQLLLLDEPFAAIDAKIRHELRSWLRDMIDRLGITSIFVTHDQDEAIEVADQIMIINKGRLEQKGTPWEIYKNPQSPFVAGFIGESTIVEDVSSLRGFGTASDWPGTKALIRPEYVEVGKAGDFNLISATEEGRVRHVHFRGSEWLVEVEIGPTRLVTYRSLEKEILHPGDEVQVLIHRAYLFNDNDSWVMENKLKEDPMPVHI
- a CDS encoding sulfate ABC transporter substrate-binding protein; the protein is MNTGNRKHSFTRKTGLSGLLIMLAIILMLTGCGASNQSQSEPEGTIAHGDVTLVLGAYSVAKDALQDILPAFKADWKSRTGQTVSFQESYEASGTQARSIIGGFEADVTLLALEGDMAKLVKANMVGKNWKDDTYKGMVTRSIVVLGTRVGNPLGIKDFEDITKPGVKVLYPNPKTSGGAQWDINAIYGAGLKKSEKATGAKDPAAAKKFLEDVHRNIESMDKSGRASMAAFEYGVGDVIVTYENELLARIAKGVQYDIVVPSSTILIENPAAVVERNADRHGVREVADAFVHYLYSDEAQKLFAKHGFRPVEDKLAAQMQDDFPQPSDLFTIDYLGGWDNVRETLYSKRGVWYQVLAGQ
- a CDS encoding GNAT family N-acetyltransferase, giving the protein MLKLPTTIRALRFILFFKIALFIMVMIAFFRNSAEPLSTSSAINISISFLAMLLLLFSISKKKHFPSIIISLVVFWFSIDMIQIMLSLVIVLLFFFKSTRSYFRSANAISAPSTDEDEAQLAEEAVDEDASGEAQPKLDVNKAQAKSRKDPEVYIREATPEDADTIYSLMHIAFEEYRTAIPPSSALEETDESVLSALRDQGESAAILYEDDTATAMVRFKYDRDEIYFFRLSVVPARRRRGYAKQLVKWIEKQGITKGLNVSRCKVRQSIQNNLVLYQDMGYEVVNQELIVRPGGTIKELTLEKRIGL
- a CDS encoding Cof-type HAD-IIB family hydrolase, with product MPYRLIAMDLDDTLLTDELTVSDTTRQALNDAIAKGAHLTIATGRMFDSAQKIARQVGLNVPIITYQGSLIKNLMDEEVLYERSVPTDVAQQLFEYCQAHGLHLQSYIADKLYVQADGEKIQNYAKQSNIPYTIEPDFSQIIKHEKQTKLLIIDEPARLDALLPELKALFGSKVHLTKSKPNYLEFMHPEGTKGHALRFLAAHYGIPMEETIAMGDAMNDHEMVAAAGLGVAMENAVPALKEIANFVTLSNNNDGVAHALQKFVINV